Proteins from a genomic interval of Pelagicoccus enzymogenes:
- a CDS encoding MerR family transcriptional regulator, whose product MKYSIGEFSQITRASVKALRLYHEKGLLRPDFVDPESGYRYYSRDQVGEARVIANLKDLGFSLSEIKEVLESCEEDGDLLDRLRAKRRDLEKRVKRFQDSIADIELVVSGKFAQSAHGASGEEVIEKEIPDLLVAGYRLCGRYSDAGQGFRVLGRRAGRQMVGKPMCLYFDGEYREEDANFEPCFEVKKQVEHERLHCRNLTGGRALTVMHRGPYERLYESYARLFEEVKKRDLKVLCPSREVYHKGPGMILRGNPQKYLTEIQFLVG is encoded by the coding sequence ATGAAGTATTCGATCGGCGAGTTTTCCCAGATTACGCGGGCTTCGGTCAAGGCCTTGCGGCTCTATCACGAGAAAGGTTTGTTGCGGCCCGACTTCGTTGATCCTGAATCTGGATACAGGTACTACTCCCGGGACCAGGTGGGGGAGGCTCGGGTGATAGCGAACCTGAAGGACCTCGGGTTCTCCTTGTCGGAAATTAAAGAGGTGCTGGAGAGTTGCGAGGAGGACGGGGATTTGCTGGATCGTTTGCGGGCGAAGCGTCGCGATCTGGAGAAACGGGTGAAGCGATTCCAGGACTCGATTGCCGATATCGAGCTCGTGGTGAGCGGCAAATTTGCTCAATCCGCTCATGGAGCGTCAGGTGAGGAGGTCATCGAAAAGGAGATTCCGGACCTGTTGGTGGCAGGGTATCGGCTTTGCGGACGCTACTCGGACGCTGGGCAAGGCTTTCGCGTTTTGGGACGTCGGGCGGGGAGGCAGATGGTGGGAAAGCCTATGTGCCTGTATTTCGATGGCGAATACAGGGAGGAAGACGCCAATTTCGAACCCTGCTTCGAGGTGAAGAAGCAGGTGGAGCATGAGCGGTTGCATTGTCGCAACTTGACGGGGGGACGGGCCTTGACCGTAATGCATCGCGGTCCCTACGAGCGTTTGTACGAGAGCTACGCTAGGCTTTTCGAAGAAGTTAAGAAGCGAGACTTGAAGGTCCTGTGTCCCTCGCGAGAAGTGTACCACAAGGGGCCAGGGATGATCTTGCGCGGAAATCCTCAAAAATACCTGACGGAGATTCAGTTTCTCGTGGGCTAG